The Flavobacterium johnsoniae UW101 genomic interval CGAAAATGATAAAATTGTGGGAATTATTACCGACGGAGACATCCGAAGAATGCTAAATGACGTAGATACTATTGCCGATTTAACAGCAAAAGACATAATGAGCAAAAACCCAAAAGTAGTTTCATCAGAAACTATGGCGGTTGATGCTTTAAATATTTTAGAAGATTTTTCTATCACACAGCTTATCGTAGCTGACAACGGCGAGTACAAAGGAGTATTACATTTACATGACATTTTAAAAGAAGGAATCGTATAATGGCAAAGAAAAACCTTGGCGAGATGTCATTTCTTGATCATCTTGAAGAACTAAGATGGTTATTAGTTAGAAGTACAATTGCAATATGCATTATGGCATTTGTTACTTATTTTATTAGTGATTATTTATTTGATGAAATCATTTTGGGACCAACCCGACCAACATTTTTTACTTATGTATGGTTTTGTGATTTATCACATCAATTAGGTTTTGCAGACAGCATCTGTATTACTGAACTGAATTTTATTATTCAAAACACCGAAATGGAAGGTCAGGTAAACATTTTTGTATGGATGTGTCTTTTGGCCGGTTTCATTTTAAGTTTCCCTTATATTTTATGGGAACTTTGGAAATTTATCAGTCCGGCTCTTTATGAAAAAGAAAGAAAGCATGCTAAGATTTTCATCTTTACTTCATCTTTACTTTTCTTTTTAGGAGTAGTATTCGGATATTATGTTGTAATCCCAATGTCTGTAAATTTCGTTGCTACTTTCTCAATCAGTGATGTCGTTGTAAATCAGTTTACTTTAGACTCTTATATGGGAATGGTAAAAACGAGTATTTTGGCAAGCGGATTGTTTTTTGAACTGCCTATTATCATTTATTTCTTAACCAAATTAGGATTAGTTACTCCTCAATTCTTAAGAAAATATTGGAAATACGCTGTTGTTATCATTCTAATAATCGCTGCAATTGTAACACCTCCAGATGTTGTGAGCCAGACTATTGTAGCAATTCCAATGTTAATTATCTACGAAATCAGTATTTGGATTTCGAAGGTTGTCTATAAAAATAAATTAAAAGAAAATGTCTGATTTAGTTCAAGAATTTAACGACTATCGTTCTAAAATGAACGAAAAATTATTAGCTGACAATAATAAAATTGTAAAGCGAATTTTTAATCTTGATACCAATGCGTATGCACCGGGAGCTCTAGATGTAAAAACAAAAGAACTTTTAGGCTTAGTGGCTTCGGCAGTTTTACGATGTGATGACTGCGTAAAATACCATTTAGAAACAAGTTATAAAGAAGGCATTTCTAAAGAAGAAATGATGGAAGCAATGGGAATCGCAACTCTTGTTGGAGGAACAATCGTAATTCCGCATTTAAGAAGAGCTTACGAATTTTGGGAAGCTTTAGAAGAAGCGGGAAAATAATTAG includes:
- the tatC gene encoding twin-arginine translocase subunit TatC; translation: MAKKNLGEMSFLDHLEELRWLLVRSTIAICIMAFVTYFISDYLFDEIILGPTRPTFFTYVWFCDLSHQLGFADSICITELNFIIQNTEMEGQVNIFVWMCLLAGFILSFPYILWELWKFISPALYEKERKHAKIFIFTSSLLFFLGVVFGYYVVIPMSVNFVATFSISDVVVNQFTLDSYMGMVKTSILASGLFFELPIIIYFLTKLGLVTPQFLRKYWKYAVVIILIIAAIVTPPDVVSQTIVAIPMLIIYEISIWISKVVYKNKLKENV
- a CDS encoding carboxymuconolactone decarboxylase family protein codes for the protein MSDLVQEFNDYRSKMNEKLLADNNKIVKRIFNLDTNAYAPGALDVKTKELLGLVASAVLRCDDCVKYHLETSYKEGISKEEMMEAMGIATLVGGTIVIPHLRRAYEFWEALEEAGK